The DNA window CGGGGTCGTCGCCACGGAGCGCATCACGCTCGACCGCTCCGGCCGCGTGGCGAGTCGCGATCCCTCGCCGCAGACGCAGATCTCGTGGGACCACGTCTACGAGGTGCTGCGCGCGCTTCTGCCGGCCGACCGCTATCGGCTCGGCAGCCATGCCCTTCGCGTGCAGGACGGTGACGACGCCGCGGGCATCCATTTCGCGGACGGATCGCATGAGGACTTCGACCTCGTGGTCGGGGCGGACGGCCTGGGCTCGGTGGTGCGCAAGACGGTCGCGCCCGCAGACCACCGCAACCGCTACGTCGGGTATGTGACGTGGCGCGGGCTCGTCCCCGAGTCGATCCTGTCGGCAGACGCCGGCGACGTGCTTCTCGGTCGCTTCGCCTTCTACAACGGCCCCGGCGTGCACATGCTCGGCTACCCCGTGCCCGGGGTCGGCGGAGACCTGCGGCCCGGCTTCCGGCGCTACAACTGGGTCTGGTATCGATCGCTCAGCGATCGCGGTCTCACACAGCTCATGCAGGATGTCGGGCGCCCGCCCCGCAGCTTCTCGACGGCTCCGGGCGAACTGCCCACAGCGCTCCGCGACCGCCTGGTGGAGGAGGCCGCGCACGTGCTCCCTCCGCCGTTCGCCGACGTCGTCGACGCCGAGTCCGAGCCCTTCATGCAGGCGATCTACGACTACGTCGCGCCGCGGATGGCGGGATCGCGAGTCGCTCTCCTGGGCGACGCGGCCGCGGTCGTGCGCCCGCACACGGCGATGGGAGCGGCCAAGGCGGCCGGCGATGCGCTGGCTCTCGCGGCGGCTCTACGCCACGGAGGCGATGTGAGCGCGGCTCTGGCTGCCTATAACGCGCAGAGACTTCCCGTGGCGCAGGCGATCTCGCGATACGGGCAGCAGCTCGCCCAGTCACTGCTGCTCTGAGAGACGCAGGAGGCGACGGGCAGCGCGCCCGCCGCCTCTCGCGTCACTTCTCGCCGGTGTGGTAGCCCGCGTCGCGCAGCGCCTTCCGGATGTCGAGCACCAGCTGCTCGTCGAGGTCCTTGTGCCTCGGCGGCGAGAGCACCAGGACCTCGCTGCCGATACGCGCTTTCAGCTTGCCGTCGTGCTCTTCGGTGACCTCTCCGACCTCACGCAGGAGTGACACGACGTCGTGCCACTCCAGGTTGTGGCTGGTGGGGTGCCGCTCGAGGTGGAACAGGGTGTTCCGGTGGTTCTCGCTGAGGTGGTCTGCGTTCGTCATCATGCTCCTCGCTGTCGGGCGATGTCCGGGCGGGCGCACCCGCGATCACATCGGCGAGACCATGCAAGCGCAGATGACCGCCGGCGAGACCTCCGACGGCGAGCCTTCCGACGAATGTCGAAAGGCGGCAGCGAGTGACGTCCGGCGTCAGATGAGGTCGGCCACCGGCACGACGCGTGCGTAGGCGCTGCCGAGCGCCGCGAGGAACGCCGCGTGCACGGATGCTCCGGGCACCTCGGTGTCCGCGAACGACAGGTCGGGGGCGGCGCACGCGTCCGCCGCGACGGTGACCGAGTAGCCGAGATCGGATGCCGCGCGCACGGTCGCATCGACGCACATGCTCGTCATCATCCCGGCCACGACGAGCTCCGTCACGCCGCGGGCGCGCAGGAGGTCGTCCAGTTCGGTCTCGACGAACGCGTTCGGGGCGTGCTTGACCACCACGATCTCGTCGCCGGCGGGCGCGACGCGCGGGTCGATCTCGGCGCCCGGCGTGCCCGCCTCCAGGAAGCCCGACGGGCTCTCGTGGCGCACGTGCACCACGGCTCCCCCGTGCGAGCGCTGCGCGGCCAGGAGCTGCGCCGCGGCGTCGGCTGCCGCGTCCGGGCCGACCAGCGGCATCCGTCCCCCCGGGAAGTAGTCGCGCTGGATGTCGATGAGGAGGAGGAGAGGTGCAGTCACACGCTCATCCTCCCCCGGAAGAGGCCCGGCGGGGTCAGCCCTGCGCGAGCTTGGCGACGTCGTCCCACTTCTCCCAGTTCGCGAGGCGCGCCTCGTAGTCGGGGCGGACGATGTCGAACGCGGCGGCGCCGAAGAAGGCGCGCAGCGGCGGCTCGGGCGCGTCCACGATCCGCAGCAGGGCTGCCGCCGACGCGTTGGGGTCGCCGGGCTGACCGGAGACCGCCGCGCGCTGCTGGGCGCGACGCTCGCGACCGGCGTCGTAGGCGGCGATCGGCTCGGAGTGCCGGGCGCTGTCGCCCGACCAGTCGGTGGCGAAGCCGCCGGGCTCGACGAGCGTCACGTGGATGCCGAACTCCGACACCTCGGCGGCGAGGGCCTGCGAGAAGCCCTCCAGCGCCCACTTCGACGCGTGATAGGCGCCGAGGTTCGGGAACGCGGAGACGCCGCCGATCGAGGAGACCTGGATGATGTGGCCGCTGCCCTGCGCGCGCAGGAACGGCAGGGCCGCCTGCGTGACCCAGAACGCCCCGAAGACGTTGGTCTCGAGCTGATCGCGCAGCTCCTGCTCGCTGAGCTCCTCGATCATGCCGAACTGGCCGTAGCCGGCGTTGTTGACGACCACGTCGAGCGCACCGAAGTGCTCGTGCGCCTGCGCGACGGCGGCGAAGTCGGCGTCGCGGTCGGTGACGTCCAAGGCGATGGGGAGGATGGCGTCGCCGAAGCGCTCGACCAGATCATCGAGCGACTCGACCTTGCGCGCCGTCGCGGCCACGCGATCGCCGCGCTCGAGAGCCGCCTCCGTCCATTCGCGTCCGAACCCGCGGGAGGTGCCGGTGATGAACCACGTCTTCTGAGTCATGGAGAAGATGACGCGCGGACGCGCCGCCGTATTCCCGAGCGGATGCTGCGCTCAGCCGCCGGGGCGGACGTACAGGTGCTCGGGACGACCGGTGGTGCCGTAGCGCAGGCGCACCTCGATCTCGCCGCGGCCGGCGAGCGCGGCCAGATGCCGCTGGGCGGTGGCACGGGACAGCCCGGCCTCCTCGGCGATCTCGGTGGCGGTGGACTCCGCGTCGCCGAGGGTCGACAGGATGAGCTGCTCCGTCGCCGTGCGCGAGACCGACGCGGGCTCTCCCGCGACGTGCAGCAGGGCGAACGCCCGGTCGAGCGACTCCTGGGTGAGCGGGCGGTCCTCCGCGAGGAGATTGCGCGCCCGGGCGTAGCGGTCGAGCCGCTCCACCAGCGCCCGCCGCTCGAAGGGCTTGATGATGTACGACAGCGCACCGGCGCGGAGCGCCCGACGCACCGTGGGCGCGTCGCTGGCGGCCGACAGCACGATCGCGTCGAGCCCCGCGGAGCGCACCAGGTCGATGCCGTCGCCGTCGGGCAGGTAGACGTCGACGAGCAGCAGATCCGGCGCGTCCCGCCGGATCGCCGTCCTCGCCTCGCCCATCGAGCGCGCCGGCGGCAGCGTCGCGAAGCCCGGCCGCTCGTCGACGATGTCGCGGTGGAGGTCGGCGACGCGGAAGTCGTCATCGACGATGAGCACGCGGATCGGCTCGGTCATCTGCCGGCACCTCCCACACTGTCGGGCAGGCGAGCCCCGAAGACCGCCCCGTCGCCGTCGGGACCGCCCGGGTCGATCACCCACACGTCGCCGCCGCGATGACGGGCGATCTCCCTCGACAGGGTCAGTCCGATCCCGTGACCGTGCACCGCGTCATCCTCCGCGTCCGAACGCCGGCGGGCGAAGACGTCGGTGCCGGGCGCGATGCCGCCGCCGGAATCGGCGACGGTCACGACCAGCGCATCCCCATCATCCAGCAGGCTGACGAGCACCCAGCGCGGCGCGGGAGCGTGCACCGCAGCATCCACCGCGTTGTCGACGAGGTTGCCGAGCACCGCGGCCACGTCCTCCTCGCGCCGGATCGCGCCGTGGATCTGGGTGTCGTCGCCGACGCCCAGCCGTACCCCGCGCTCCCCCGTCTCCAGCGCCTTCGCGCCGAGGAAGGCCTGCAGGAACGGGTCGCTCACCAGGTCGAGGTTCTCCACGGGGAAGTCGACGCTGCCCCGCTCGACGAGATCGCTCAGGAACTCGCGCGCATCCGTGACGCGCTCCGCGTCGATGAGGCCGGCGGCGACGTGCATGCGATTGGCGAACTCGTGCCGCTGCACCCGCAGCGCGTTCGTCATCGCACGCACGGTCTCGAGCCGCTCCGTGAGCGCGATGAGGTCGGTGCGATCGCGGACGAGGATGATGTCGCCCAGCTCGCGGCCGTCGCGGCGGACGGCCCGCACATCGAGGTACAGCAGGTGACCGTCGATCGGGATGCCGTCGGCATCGGCGCCCGCATCGACGCCCGTCGCGCGGCCGATGTCGACCGCGGCGAGCGTGGCGGCCAGGGCGTCGATGCGGGCGACGGCAGCAGTCGGCACCCCCGCCTCGGCGAGCGTGCGGCCGACCGGATCCCGCGCGCCGAGCAGCCGCTGCGCGGTCGCGTTGCACACCCGGATGACGCCGTCCGTATCGCGGGCGATCACGCCGTCGTCGACGCCGTCGAGCACCGCGGCCTGGTTCTGCACGAGGGCCGTCAGCTCCTCCGGCTGGAGGCCGAGGGTCACGCGCTCCCACCGTCGGCGCATGAACACGCTGGCCAGAGTCGCCAGGCCGACTGCGCCCACGGCCGCGAGGCCGACGGCGGCGAGCACCGCGGGCAGGTCGTCGAACACACTGGCCGTCTCGAATCCGACGCTCACCTCGCCCACCGGCCGGAGACCGGCGACCGGGTAGATCGGCACCTTCGCCCGCGCGGACTCGCCCAGCGTGCCCCGCTCCCAGTCGACGACCTCCTTCCCGGCCAGCACGTCGGCGAACGGCGTGCTGACAACCTGGCCCAGCAGATCGGGGTTCGGGTGCGCGAGGCGGATGCCTTGGTCGTCGGTGATCACCACGAAGAGGGCGTCGGTGCGGGCGCTGATGTCGCCGCCGAGGGCCTGAAGCGCTCCGTCACGCAGCTGCGCGGCATCCGGTGTGCCCGGGTCCTCGGAGAACGCCGCGACCAGCTCGCGCACGTCGGGATCGACGGCGACCGTGCGGGCGATGTTGAGCGCGGACGACTCCGACTCGGCGCGCAGCTGCTGCACGGCCAGCAGGAGGAAGAACACCGCGCAGACCAGCACGACCGAGACGACGGTCGCGAGCTGCACGAGGAGGAGCCGGGTGCTGAACCGCATGCCGCCTCCTCGGGCCGATGTGTCGGCGGCCACATCGACGTGGTCGTCCGCGCATGAGCAGAATGCGCGGAACTCACGCTACGCGCAGAACGCGGGGGAATGCGGCATAGCGCGCGCATCAGTCCGGTGCTTCGTAGATTCCGTGGAAGCCTGCGCACGGACGCACGGGTGGAGACAAGGGAGTCGAGATGGACATCACAGCACTGAACCGGGTGATCACCGCCGCGGACGAGGGCTACGACCTGGCGTTCGTGCCGTCCGAGGGGATCCTGGTCGCCCTGGGATTCACCATGGTGCTCGCCTTCATGGCGCTCATCATGACG is part of the Microbacterium lemovicicum genome and encodes:
- a CDS encoding cysteine hydrolase family protein, producing MTAPLLLLIDIQRDYFPGGRMPLVGPDAAADAAAQLLAAQRSHGGAVVHVRHESPSGFLEAGTPGAEIDPRVAPAGDEIVVVKHAPNAFVETELDDLLRARGVTELVVAGMMTSMCVDATVRAASDLGYSVTVAADACAAPDLSFADTEVPGASVHAAFLAALGSAYARVVPVADLI
- a CDS encoding response regulator: MTEPIRVLIVDDDFRVADLHRDIVDERPGFATLPPARSMGEARTAIRRDAPDLLLVDVYLPDGDGIDLVRSAGLDAIVLSAASDAPTVRRALRAGALSYIIKPFERRALVERLDRYARARNLLAEDRPLTQESLDRAFALLHVAGEPASVSRTATEQLILSTLGDAESTATEIAEEAGLSRATAQRHLAALAGRGEIEVRLRYGTTGRPEHLYVRPGG
- a CDS encoding sensor histidine kinase, which gives rise to MRFSTRLLLVQLATVVSVVLVCAVFFLLLAVQQLRAESESSALNIARTVAVDPDVRELVAAFSEDPGTPDAAQLRDGALQALGGDISARTDALFVVITDDQGIRLAHPNPDLLGQVVSTPFADVLAGKEVVDWERGTLGESARAKVPIYPVAGLRPVGEVSVGFETASVFDDLPAVLAAVGLAAVGAVGLATLASVFMRRRWERVTLGLQPEELTALVQNQAAVLDGVDDGVIARDTDGVIRVCNATAQRLLGARDPVGRTLAEAGVPTAAVARIDALAATLAAVDIGRATGVDAGADADGIPIDGHLLYLDVRAVRRDGRELGDIILVRDRTDLIALTERLETVRAMTNALRVQRHEFANRMHVAAGLIDAERVTDAREFLSDLVERGSVDFPVENLDLVSDPFLQAFLGAKALETGERGVRLGVGDDTQIHGAIRREEDVAAVLGNLVDNAVDAAVHAPAPRWVLVSLLDDGDALVVTVADSGGGIAPGTDVFARRRSDAEDDAVHGHGIGLTLSREIARHRGGDVWVIDPGGPDGDGAVFGARLPDSVGGAGR
- a CDS encoding SDR family oxidoreductase, which gives rise to MTQKTWFITGTSRGFGREWTEAALERGDRVAATARKVESLDDLVERFGDAILPIALDVTDRDADFAAVAQAHEHFGALDVVVNNAGYGQFGMIEELSEQELRDQLETNVFGAFWVTQAALPFLRAQGSGHIIQVSSIGGVSAFPNLGAYHASKWALEGFSQALAAEVSEFGIHVTLVEPGGFATDWSGDSARHSEPIAAYDAGRERRAQQRAAVSGQPGDPNASAAALLRIVDAPEPPLRAFFGAAAFDIVRPDYEARLANWEKWDDVAKLAQG
- a CDS encoding FAD-dependent monooxygenase; protein product: MAVRADRTRVGIVGGSLGGLFASVLLHRAGHDVTLFERSATGLERRGAGLVAQQEIFELLTTVGRAQDVNVGVVATERITLDRSGRVASRDPSPQTQISWDHVYEVLRALLPADRYRLGSHALRVQDGDDAAGIHFADGSHEDFDLVVGADGLGSVVRKTVAPADHRNRYVGYVTWRGLVPESILSADAGDVLLGRFAFYNGPGVHMLGYPVPGVGGDLRPGFRRYNWVWYRSLSDRGLTQLMQDVGRPPRSFSTAPGELPTALRDRLVEEAAHVLPPPFADVVDAESEPFMQAIYDYVAPRMAGSRVALLGDAAAVVRPHTAMGAAKAAGDALALAAALRHGGDVSAALAAYNAQRLPVAQAISRYGQQLAQSLLL